In Lactobacillus xylocopicola, the genomic stretch GGCAAACCTGGAATTGGTATTCAGCTAGTGGAACGAGTAAAGGTAACTACGCATCCGGAACTAAAAATTGATGCTGAAGATATTGGCGGCCCATCTGCTGGTCTAATGTTCACGTTGACCAGCTATCAGGTCTTTACTAAGCAGAACCTGGCTAAGGGACACAAGGTAGCCGGTACGGGAACCATCTCAGCAGACGGTAAGGTGGGTGCTATTGGCGGTGTCGATAAGAAAGTAGTAGCTGCTGATGAGGCAGGAGCAGAAGTCTTTTTTGCCCCAACTGATACGGCGGAGCTAAAAAAGCAGGGTAGTAACTACGTTGTGGCCAAGCAAACTGCCAAGCAGATTGGTAGCAAGATGAAGGTTGTCCCGGTCAGAAGCTTTGAAGATGCACTCAATTACTTACGCAATACCTATTAAATAAAACAGGAAAAGCCCAGAAAAATTTCTGGGCTTTTTACGTATCTAATAGTGAGGTGATATTGAATGGATTGGGAAAAAATCAAACAATCGGCAATCGACCACAAGCGTTACCTGGTGCTGGGAATAGTGCTGCTGGGCCTCTTTTTTTGGTTCAAGCACGATCGCGACCAGGATAAGGGTACAGTCAGCGAGTTCACAGCGAACTCGCAAGAACGTCCTGCAAAAAAAGCATCTTCCGATCAAGAAAATAAGTCTGACCAGGCAGAAAGTAAGACGCAGGAAGTAACCTGTGATATTTCAGGTGCCGTTAAACACCAGGGGGTTTACACGTTGAAAAATGGGGCGCGTTTGCAGGAGCTCCTTGAGGCAGCGGGTGGACCAGCAGCTAATGCTCGGTTAAAAGAGGTCAATCGTGCGCTGGTGCTCAAAGATCAGGACAAGATTCATATTCCTTATCGGGGGGAGCGGATCAAGGCGACGGAGATTGTTACTTCAGTAGGCGGTAGTGGTGGAGAAACGGCAGCAACAGCTGAATCTGGTGGTCAAACTGCTGGTAAGATCAACCTTAACACGGCTAGTGCGCAAGACTTACAAAAACTAAGCGGAATCGGTGAAAAAAAGGCGGCGCAAATTATCGCCTACCGGCAAAAGAATGGTCACTTTAAAAAAATCACTGATTTAAAGCAAGTTTCAGGAATTGGGGACAAGACCTTTGCGGCCCTTAAAGACCAACTGGAAGTCTGATATATTTCAGCCAGGTTTTTGCTTAATCCTCGCTTTGCTCTTGGCTGATTTGAGTCTGTTTGCCTATAAATGCACAAGCTGGGGGCAGCGGCTGCTGTGCCTGGGGTTCGGTTTATACTTGTTAATACTTTGTCTGCGTAAGTATGCCAACTTGAAATGGCTGGTGGGGCTTTTTTTGCTACTTGCCCTGCTGGTGGGCCAGCTGCAACACCGCCGCACTAACTTCGTCATTAATCCCACTACAACCATTATGCTCTATCCTGACCAGGTCAAAGTTGATGGCGACTGGTTGTCTGGTGTGGGCCAAGTTAAAGACGGTAAGATACTGGTTTCAGCCACTGTAACCAAAAAGCAAAAGCAACAAATCAACCAAGGCCACTTGCTAGTATTGACCGCTTTGGAGGGAGAAGTGGAACCGATTGCGCCCGCGACTAACTACGGCCAATTTAATTCCCAGCAGTATTATGCTAGTAAAAATATTTGGCAGCAGGTAAAGCTAAAAACTTGCCAGATGAGAATTCGAGCCGGCGGAATAGCAGACCACGTACACCACTGGCGCTTTGCGCTACAGTCTTATTTTAGCCAAATGCCTAAAATTTTAGGCTTTTTCAGCAGTGAATTATTTTTAGGCGAAAGTTTGACGCGTGACAGTCAGGTGATTTTGGATAATTACCGCAATCTGGGGGTTATTCACATTCTTAGCATTTCGGGCCTGCATGTTGGCATTTATACCTTGGTAATCAGTATTATCTGTTCTTACTTGAAATTAACCGAAGAAGAAGCCTTCGGCTGTTGTCTGGTGGTCCTCATCCTGGGTATCCTGCTGAGTAACGGCCAGGCGGGTTTTATTCGGGCTAGTTTGACTTATTTTTTAGGAAAAGTATTTAAGTTTAAGGGAGTCCGGCTGGCTCACTTTGACTTGCTAGGCCTGGCTTGCTTGCTCCACTTGGCTTTAAATCCACGTTTGCTATTGGGTCTTGGTGCCTTGTTAAGTTATGTCTTGGCCCTGGGCCTAGAATTAACCAGTCAAATGACAAGCTTTAAGCGGTCGCTGGCTTTGAATTTTTTATTAACGCCGCTCTTGCTCTTATATTTTTTTCAATTTAATGTTTTAACCATCTTTTTTAACTTGTTAGTAGTGCCCTATTTTAATTGGGTAGTCATGCCAGTGACAGTTATCAATTTAGTTGTTTTTGCAACTATCCCAAATGTTGCATTATTTTTTGAAGATGTTTTGGTGATAAGTGAAGGATTAATTGGCAAACTTTCGGCAACCCGCCTAGGTCTATTAACTTTTGGAAAAATCAATTGGTGGCAGTGTCTGCTTTTGCTTGCGCTAACCGCAATTTGGCTGCTTTTGGTTAATGATCAAGGGCTGACTAAGCGGCTGCGTCAGCGCTTGATGAAAGTTATCTTATTCATGTATGTAATTTTCTTTGCTCTGATACATTTTCCTTTGACTGGGCAAGTTACTTTCATTGATGTCGGGCAAGGCGATAGCATCTTGGTAACGACGCCGTTTCCGCGGCGGGTCTACCTGATTGATGTGGGCGGTCGCTTGAATTTTGGTAAGCGTAAGATTACTCCGCAGGTTAACCAGATCACCGTCCCCCTGCTTAAAGCCCAGGGCATAAGTAAGATTGATGGCATCTTTGTTTCACACCAGGATGCTGACCATGTCGGCGATTTGGGGCCGCTACTAGAGCAGGTCAAGGTGGGAAAATTGTATATGGCAGCTGGCTTAATTAATA encodes the following:
- a CDS encoding helix-hairpin-helix domain-containing protein, with the translated sequence MDWEKIKQSAIDHKRYLVLGIVLLGLFFWFKHDRDQDKGTVSEFTANSQERPAKKASSDQENKSDQAESKTQEVTCDISGAVKHQGVYTLKNGARLQELLEAAGGPAANARLKEVNRALVLKDQDKIHIPYRGERIKATEIVTSVGGSGGETAATAESGGQTAGKINLNTASAQDLQKLSGIGEKKAAQIIAYRQKNGHFKKITDLKQVSGIGDKTFAALKDQLEV
- a CDS encoding DNA internalization-related competence protein ComEC/Rec2, with protein sequence MRPLKTNWKSDIFQPGFCLILALLLADLSLFAYKCTSWGQRLLCLGFGLYLLILCLRKYANLKWLVGLFLLLALLVGQLQHRRTNFVINPTTTIMLYPDQVKVDGDWLSGVGQVKDGKILVSATVTKKQKQQINQGHLLVLTALEGEVEPIAPATNYGQFNSQQYYASKNIWQQVKLKTCQMRIRAGGIADHVHHWRFALQSYFSQMPKILGFFSSELFLGESLTRDSQVILDNYRNLGVIHILSISGLHVGIYTLVISIICSYLKLTEEEAFGCCLVVLILGILLSNGQAGFIRASLTYFLGKVFKFKGVRLAHFDLLGLACLLHLALNPRLLLGLGALLSYVLALGLELTSQMTSFKRSLALNFLLTPLLLLYFFQFNVLTIFFNLLVVPYFNWVVMPVTVINLVVFATIPNVALFFEDVLVISEGLIGKLSATRLGLLTFGKINWWQCLLLLALTAIWLLLVNDQGLTKRLRQRLMKVILFMYVIFFALIHFPLTGQVTFIDVGQGDSILVTTPFPRRVYLIDVGGRLNFGKRKITPQVNQITVPLLKAQGISKIDGIFVSHQDADHVGDLGPLLEQVKVGKLYMAAGLINNPSFRKRIAGKVRNNQLVQLLAGKQVIEPQVHFNVVYPLKPGRGENEDSLSLMFKLANKTWLFTGDLGQAGEQEIMTKYGLAVNYFKLGHHGSRTASNPDFLQNLQPDLVFISAGRNNRFGHPHPETLATLQSYHIPWVSTQDCGMITWTYGPLMRPQFNYFLPVIKK